One Prunus dulcis chromosome 7, ALMONDv2, whole genome shotgun sequence DNA segment encodes these proteins:
- the LOC117634102 gene encoding aminopeptidase P1, whose amino-acid sequence MADTLSALRSLMASHSPPLDALVVPSEDYHQSEYVSARDKRREFVSGFTGSAGLALVTKNEARLWTDGRYFLQATQELSDQWQLMRMGEDPAVDIWMADNLPRDSAIGIDPWCVSIDTAQKWELAFSKKHQKLVQTSTNLIDEVWKNQPPAEINPVIVHPLQYAGCSVADKLKDLRERLIQENARGIIISALDEVAWLYNIRGSDVSYSPVVHAFAIVTSNSAFFYVDKKKVSSEVNTYLEENGIEVRDYKSVSSDVALLASNQLKPSFKETEITRNGTHKAEDKNDDQIWADPGSCCYALYSKLNPEKVILQQSPLALAKALKNPIELEGLKKAHIRDGAAVVQYLVWLDKQAQEIYGASGFFSEGEGMDKKKHSKTTKLTEVTVSDKLEGFRASKENFRGLSFPTISSVGPNAAIIHYSPQAETCAEFDPDSIYLFDSGAQYLDGTTDITRTVHFGKPSAHEKACYTAVLKGHIALGNARFPNGTNGHALDILARVPLWKSGLDYRHGTGHGIGSYLNVHEGPHLISFRPHARNVPLQASMTVTDEPGYYEDGNFGIRLENVLIINQADTKFNFGDKGYLQFEHITWAPYQRKLIDLSLLAPEELEWLNTYHSKCRDILAPYVDESEKAWLKKATEPISA is encoded by the exons ATGGCGGACACTCTCAGTGCTCTCAGGTCTTTAATGGCGTCTCACTCTCCTCCTCTTGATGCCTTAGTCGTCCCTTCCGAAGATTATCACCAG AGTGAGTATGTATCTGCACGAGACAAAAGGCGTGAATTTGTTTCAGGCTTCACTGGGAGTGCTg GTTTGGCACTTGTAACAAAGAATGAAGCACGGCTTTGGACGGATGGTCGTTACTTTCTGCAGGCAACGCAAGAACTAAGCGACCAGTGGCAGCTTATGCGAATGGGAGAAGACCCTGCTGTAGATATCTGGATGGCAGAT AATCTCCCCAGAGATTCAGCCATTGGTATCGATCCTTGGTGTGTGTCGATAGACACTGCACAAAAATGGGAGCTtgctttttccaaaaaacaTCAGAAGTTGGTTCAGACGTCCACAAATTTGATAGACGAAGTTTGGAAAAATCAGCCCCCTGCGGAAATTAATCCTGTCATTGTACATCCTTTACAATATGCTGGTTGTTCTGTTGCCGATAAGTTGAAGGATTTGAGAGAAAGACTCATACAAGAGAATGCTCGTGGTATAATCATCTCAGCACTTGATGAG GTTGCTTGGTTGTATAATATTCGTGGGAGTGATGTTTCCTATAGTCCGGTTGTTCATGCATTTGCTATAGTAACATCCAACTCAGCTTTCTTTTATGTGGACAAAAAGAAGGTTTCTTCTGAG GTAAACACCTACTTGGAAGAAAATGGGATTGAAGTTCGGGACTATAAATCAGTGAGCTCAGATGTCGCCTTGCTTGCATCTAATCAGCTGAAACCTTCATTCAAGGAAACTGAGATTACAAGAAATGGTACACACAAAGCAGAAGATAAAAACGACGACCAGATATGGGCTGACCCTGGTTCATGCTGTTATGCTTTGTATTCAAAACTAAACCCTGAAAAAGTTATATTACAGCAGTCGCCTTTGGCCCTTGCGAAAGCTTTAAAG AACCCCATCGAGTTGGAAGGGTTAAAGAAAGCTCATATCCGCGATGGTGCCGCAGTTGTGCAATATCTTGTCTGGTTGGATAAGCAG GCGCAGGAGATATATGGTGCTTCTGGTTTCTTTTCAGAGGGGGAGGGAATGGATAAGAAAAAACACTC GAAAACTACAAAGCTAACTGAGGTGACGGTAAGTGATAAGTTGGAGGGCTTTCGAGCATCAAAAGAG AACTTTAGAGGTTTAAGTTTCCCTACTATTTCGTCAGTTGGCCCAAATGCAGCAATTATCCATTATTCACCACAAGCAGAAACTTGTGCTGAGTTTGATCCAGACAGCATCTATCTTTTTGACTCTGGAGCACAG TATCTTGATGGAACAACTGATATAACACGAACGGTTCATTTTGGAAAACCTTCAGCTCATGAGAAAGCATGCTATACGGCT GTTCTCAAGGGTCATATAGCTCTCGGGAATGCCCGATTTCCTAATGGAACCAATG GTCATGCACTTGACATTCTTGCTCGAGTTCCTTTGTGGAAAAGTGGTCTTGATTATCGACATGGCACTGGTCATGGGATTGGGTCTTATCTAAATGTTCATGAAG GACCACATTTGATTAGTTTCAGACCGCATGCTCGAAATGTCCCACTGCAAGCTTCCATGACTGTAACAGATG AACCTGGATATTACGAGGATGGAAATTTTGGAATAAGATTGGAGAACGTGCTTATAATCAACCAAGCTGATACAAAATTCAACTTTGGTGACAAGGGGTACTTGCAATTTGAGCACATAACGTGG GCACCATATCAGAGAAAGTTGATCGACTTGAGTCTTTTAGCACCTGAAGAGTTGGAATGGCTCAACACCTACCATTCCAAATGCAGGGATATTCTGGCCCCATACGTGGATGAATCTGAGAAGGCATGGCTGAAGAAAGCCACTGAACCCATAAGTGCGTGA